The Triticum dicoccoides isolate Atlit2015 ecotype Zavitan chromosome 6A, WEW_v2.0, whole genome shotgun sequence genome has a window encoding:
- the LOC119317070 gene encoding uncharacterized protein LOC119317070 isoform X3 translates to MADSNPDSIKRYTPPVHRNRANNRRKAGADRAEKANYSYNNDGEKSHVPSLKNLPPIIHHDAFVSNAQNDYSHARLVPLEGCSASEASQLLSERWAAAMNMYNDPNDSPDKPVMYAGSGGSSWGQGHMKLPHQYR, encoded by the exons ATGGCGGATAGCAACCCGGACAGCATCAAGAGATACACGCCTCCCGTGCACAG GAATCGTGCAAACAATCGCCGCAAGGCTGGAG CAGATAGGGCTGAGAAAGCCAACTATTCATACAACAATGATGGAGAGAAGAGCCATGTTCCTTCACTAAAGAACCTTCCTCCAATTATCCATCATGATGCTTTTGTCAGCAATGCTCAAAATGATTACAGTCATGCAAGATTAGTACCATTGGAAGGATGTTCTGCCAGTGAGGCTTCACAGCTTCTCAGTGAAC GTTGGGCTGCTGCAATGAACATGTATAATGACCCAAATGATTCCCCTG ATAAACCAGTGATGTACGCTGGATCTGGTGGATCGTCATGGGGTCAAGGTCACATGAAGCTTCCTCATCAG TATAGATGA
- the LOC119317071 gene encoding bidirectional sugar transporter SWEET4: MVSPDAIRTVIGVIGNGTALVLFLSPVPTFISIWKKKTVEQYSAVPYLATLLNCMMWVLYGLPLVHPHSMLVITINGTGMLIELTYIALFLTFSVGAARRRVLLLLVAEVAFVAGVAALVLSLAHTHDRRSMVVGILCVLFGTGMYAAPLSVMKMVIQTKSVEYMPLFLSVASLVNGICWTAYALIKFDLYITIPNGLGVMFAVGQIILYAIYYKSTQQILEARKRKADQVPMTEVVVDGKSGSATNSGAANGHY, encoded by the exons ATGGTGTCGCCGGACGCTATCCGCACCGTCATCGGCGTCATAG GCAATggaaccgccttggtgctcttcctATCCCCAGT GCCGACGTTCATCAGTATCTGGAAAAAGAAGACGGTGGAGCAGTACTCGGCGGTGCCGTACCTGGCGACGCTGCTGAACTGCATGATGTGGGTGCTCTACGGGCTCCCGCTGGTGCACCCGCACAGCATGCTCGTCATCACCATCAACGGCACCGGCATGCTCATCGAGCTCACCTACATCGCGCTCTTCCTCACCTTCTCCgtcggcgccgcccgccgccgagtCCTCCTCCTGCTGGTCGCCGAGGTCGCCTTCGTCGCGGGGGTCGCCGCGCTCGTCCTCTCCCTCGCCCACACCCACGACCGCAGGTCCATGGTCGTCGGCATCCTCTGCGTACTCTTCGGCACCGGCATGTACGCCGCGCCGCTCTCCGTCATG AAAATGGTGATCCAGACCAAGAGCGTGGAGTACATGCCCCTGTTCCTGTCCGTGGCCTCGCTCGTCAATGGCATCTGCTGGACTGCCTACGCCCTCATCAAGTTCGACCTCTACATCACC ATCCCCAACGGGCTGGGCGTGATGTTCGCTGTGGGGCAGATCATCCTGTACGCCATCTACTACAAGTCGACGCAGCAGATCCTGGAGGCccgcaagcgcaaggccgaccaggtGCCCATGACCGAGGTCGTCGTCGACGGCAAGAGCGGCAGCGCCACCAACTCAGGCGCCGCCAACGGCCACTACTAG
- the LOC119317070 gene encoding uncharacterized protein LOC119317070 isoform X1 has product MADSNPDSIKRYTPPVHRNRANNRRKAGADRAEKANYSYNNDGEKSHVPSLKNLPPIIHHDAFVSNAQNDYSHARLVPLEGCSASEASQLLSERWAAAMNMYNDPNDSPDKPVMYAGSGGSSWGQGHMKLPHQMNFLEDLRRAVDAQTGLAAALSSWN; this is encoded by the exons ATGGCGGATAGCAACCCGGACAGCATCAAGAGATACACGCCTCCCGTGCACAG GAATCGTGCAAACAATCGCCGCAAGGCTGGAG CAGATAGGGCTGAGAAAGCCAACTATTCATACAACAATGATGGAGAGAAGAGCCATGTTCCTTCACTAAAGAACCTTCCTCCAATTATCCATCATGATGCTTTTGTCAGCAATGCTCAAAATGATTACAGTCATGCAAGATTAGTACCATTGGAAGGATGTTCTGCCAGTGAGGCTTCACAGCTTCTCAGTGAAC GTTGGGCTGCTGCAATGAACATGTATAATGACCCAAATGATTCCCCTG ATAAACCAGTGATGTACGCTGGATCTGGTGGATCGTCATGGGGTCAAGGTCACATGAAGCTTCCTCATCAG ATGAACTTCCTCGAAGATCTGCGTCGTGCGGTAGATGCTCAAACGGGCCTGGCAGCGGCGCTCAGCAGCTGGAACTAA
- the LOC119317070 gene encoding uncharacterized protein LOC119317070 isoform X2: MADSNPDSIKRYTPPVHRNRANNRRKAGDRAEKANYSYNNDGEKSHVPSLKNLPPIIHHDAFVSNAQNDYSHARLVPLEGCSASEASQLLSERWAAAMNMYNDPNDSPDKPVMYAGSGGSSWGQGHMKLPHQMNFLEDLRRAVDAQTGLAAALSSWN; encoded by the exons ATGGCGGATAGCAACCCGGACAGCATCAAGAGATACACGCCTCCCGTGCACAG GAATCGTGCAAACAATCGCCGCAAGGCTGGAG ATAGGGCTGAGAAAGCCAACTATTCATACAACAATGATGGAGAGAAGAGCCATGTTCCTTCACTAAAGAACCTTCCTCCAATTATCCATCATGATGCTTTTGTCAGCAATGCTCAAAATGATTACAGTCATGCAAGATTAGTACCATTGGAAGGATGTTCTGCCAGTGAGGCTTCACAGCTTCTCAGTGAAC GTTGGGCTGCTGCAATGAACATGTATAATGACCCAAATGATTCCCCTG ATAAACCAGTGATGTACGCTGGATCTGGTGGATCGTCATGGGGTCAAGGTCACATGAAGCTTCCTCATCAG ATGAACTTCCTCGAAGATCTGCGTCGTGCGGTAGATGCTCAAACGGGCCTGGCAGCGGCGCTCAGCAGCTGGAACTAA